Genomic DNA from Oncorhynchus nerka isolate Pitt River linkage group LG17, Oner_Uvic_2.0, whole genome shotgun sequence:
ACCGATTTCTACCTCCGCCTCTCTTTTCccccagctctttctctctctccctctctcaccatttctctctctctttctgtctcagtgCAGTGTCAATGAGATTGCACATCCTGATGTCCATACTGTTTTAgctgcatccctccctctctctctctctctctctctctctctctctcttcctctctaatccccctctctctccctctagtgtGTATTTTGGGTCTGTTGTTCGTGGTGTCTGGCACCACCTATCTTCCGTCTTTTATCAGAAGCACAGGTCTGAATGCACACTACAGTACCACTGCAATGACCCAAAACGCAGCACATATATATATAGCTACATATCAGGGAACATTCATTCAGCAAATATTTTATTTACATTCACAGTCAGCTGATTGTCCAAAGCTATGTGTCTATTCTCATTGACACGAGTTAAGGCGAATTTCGAGAGATTCTAATGGTATCTATTCTCGAGAGAAACTACTGTAATGTAAACTTGCGTATTTCTCATGTCTCGAATGCTATCTCCGGAGGTCGCGCACGACACTCGTCCAACAGATGCCCCCCTCTAAGCAGGGGAGTGTAAACAGAATTGTGTCCTTGAGCCCAACATTCATACAGTAGAAATACTAATAGCAGAGTAATGTTTTTGAAACAGCTGAAATGTAGACATGTTCATTATATTTTAAACTAGTTTTATTGAGTTTTCATCTGAAATTGCATTAACAACTTGTTACATTCTCAAATTGTCGCCCgtagctttaaaaaaaatggaagCTCAACGGTGTTGACTTATATGATATTAATAAAAATTTACTTTTATATTCGTATGAGAGGGGTGAACGTTCATGTTTGATATGCTAAcattactagctagctagcccaATAATGGACGAAAGGAGCCAAGGACCATACATGTTCTGTTTAAAGGTGAATTAGCTCTGGAAACCAAAACAGCCTAACACACTCCATCTCAATTGCTGTACGGATCTAGAAACATACATCTctctactttcatatcacatcaaaataatttcacatATGCAAAATACGTTTTACCACAGTTGCAGCagacagtatttttcagtgacaacatGTTTGTGGCATCCATCTTCCGTTTACACACAGGTATTCGGAGACGCAGATAAATAATTAGCACAGGTAGTCAGGCACTCTATCTTCGTCTGTTTTCCGTAAACATGCGCTGTAACATGGGAATATGGCTGTGTGTGAACCGTAACCCTATTAAGGTGTCTAGTAATTGAacttattttgtatttgtattatttCGCGCTGATATGAAATATATGCTACTTATGTTTCCAAAACCGTACTGCAAGCGATGCATGTTCATTTTTAGAGGAAGCGTCGGAAATCTTAACAAAACTGCCCTGGTCAGAAGATACTATCGTCAATAGGCGATAAACCAGTTACCATCTATGAATGgtgttctagctagctagctgtgttatTGTCTTGCAAGCTACATTTAATGTGTGTACTAATGAGAAAATAAACCCTTTAATTGTTTGTACATGCGTGCACATTTttgcattattcaagagtgtaATAAGGCTTGGTTGCATTATTTAAGATAAAATCGGaatttaagaccaaaaagcacatttttgttttcatgaatttgtaCAATATAGCAGCTCAGTTAAACAACTAGTCTAATCTAATAGCTAGGCCTGTTTTCAATttttgaagatcaaggggtattaaATTAATTGGAATGACAGAAAATCGGACAGACTGTTGTTTTTTATGTAAAGATATAGCCTGTCGTAGAAAGCAACGGGTTAGATGAAtactacataaccaacccatgaaGTAAAAATGCAACATCTatttatggccagctatgtaaactctaACATGGATTTATCCTGCAGTAGATGGTAAATTTGTAAtataaatcaaatctaattttattggtcacatacacgtgtttagcagatgttattgcgggtgtagtgaaatgttagtgcttctagctctgacagtgcagtaatatctaacaagtaatatctaacagtttcacaaaatatacccaaaatacacgtatatctaagtaaggaatggattaagaatatatatatacatacagttgaagtcggaagtttacatacaccttagccaaatacatttaaactcagtttttcacaattcctgacattcaatcctagtaaaaaatccatgtcttaggtcagttaggatcaccactttattttaagaatgtgaaatgtcagaataatagtagagagaatgatttatttcagtttttatttctttcatcacattcccagtgggtcagaagtttacatacacttagttagtatttggtagcattccctttaaattgtttaacttaggtcaaatgttttgggtagccttccacaagcttcccacaataagttgggtgcattttgtcccattcctcctgacagagctggtgtaattgagtcaggtttgtaggcctccttgctcgcacacgcttttccagttctgcccacaaattttctatgggattgaggtcagggctttgtgatggccactccaataccttgactttgttgtacttaagccattttgccacaactttggaagtatgctttgggtcattgtccgtaTGGAAGACCCATtcacgaccaagctttaacttcctgactgatgtcttgagatgttgcttcaatatatccacataatttttgttcctcatgatgccatctattttgtgaagtgcaccagtccctcctgcagcagagcacccccacaacatgatgctgccacccccgtgaagcccctttttcctccaaacataacaatggtcattatggccaaacagttatatttctgtttcatccgaccagaggacatttctctaaaaagtacattctttgtccccatgtggagttgcaaaccgtagtctggcttttttttatggcggtttcagagtagtggcttcttccttgctgagcggcttttcaggttatgtcgatattggactcgtttttactgtggatatagatattttttacctgtttcctccagcatcttcacaaggtcctttgctgttgttctgggattgatttgcacttttcgcaccagagtatgttcatctctaggagacagaacatgtctccttcctgagcggtatgacagctgcctGGTCCATGGTgtctatacttgcgtactattgtttgaacagatgaacgtggtaccttcaggcatttgaaaattgctcccaaggatgaaccagacttgtggaagtctacaaaaaatgttttgttgtcttggctgatttcttttgattttcccatgatgtcaatcaaagaggcactgagtttgaaggtaggccttgaaatacatccagaggtacacctccaattgactcaaattatgtcaattagcctatcagaagcttctaaagccctgacatcatatttgggaattttccaagctgtttaaaggcacagtcaacttagtgtatgcaaacttctgacccactggaattgtgatttttttaaatgataaatgacataatctgtctgtaaattgttggaaaaatgacttgtgcacaacatgcacaaagtagatgtccaaaccgacttgccaaaactatagtttgttaacaagaaatgtgtggagtggttgaaaaaccagttttaatgactccaacctaagtgtatgtaaacttccgacttcactgTACATATGAACTGGGtgatgcaaatcaaatcaaatcaaatcaattgtatttgtcacatacacatggttagcagatgttaatgcgagtgtagcgaaatgcttgtgcttctagttccgacaatgcagtaataaccaacaagtaatctagctaacaattccaaaactactacctttatagacacaagtgtaaggggataagaatatgtacataaagatatatgagtgagtgatggtacagagcggcataggcaagatacagtagatggtattgagtgcagtatatacatatgagatgagtatgtaaacaaagtggcatagttaaagtggctagtgatacatgagcgtctgctaaatgacttaaatgtaaatgtaaagatgcagtagatgatatagagaacagtatatacatatgagatgaataatgtagggtatgtaaacattatattaggtagcattgtttaaagtggctagtgatatattttacatcatctcccatcaattcccattattaaagtggctggagttgagtcagtgtgttggcagcagccactcaatgttagtggtggctgtttaacagtctgatggccttgagatagaagctgtttttcagtctctcggtcccagctttgatgcacctgtactgacctcgccttctggatgatagcggggtgaacaggcagtggctctggtggttgttgtccttgatgatctttatggccttcctgtgacatcgggtagtgtaggtgtcctggagggcaggtagtttgcccccggtgatgcgttgtgcagacctcactaccctctggagagccttacggttgtgggcggagcagttgccgtaccaggcggtgatacagcccgacaggatgctctcgattgtgcatctgtagaagtttgtgagtgctttcggtgacaagccgaatttcttcagcctcctaaggttgaagaggcgctgctgagccttcttcacgatgctgtctgtgtgggtggaccaaatcagtttgtctgtgatgtgtacgccgaggaacttaaaacttactaccctctccactactgttccatcaatgtggataggggggtgttccctctgctgtttcctgaagtccacaatcatctccttagttttgttgacgttgagtgtgaggttattttcctgacaccacactccgagggccctcacctcctccctgtaggccgtctcgtcgttgttggtaatcaagcctaccactgttgtgtcgtccgcaaacttgatgattgagttggaggcgtgcgtggccgcgcagtcgtgggtgaacagggagtacaggagagggctcagaacgcacccttgtggggccccagtgttgaggatcagcggggtggaaatgttgttgcctaccctcaccacctgggggcggcccgtcaggaagtccagtacccagttgcacagggcggggtcgagacccagggtctcgagcttgatgacgagcttggagggcactatggtgttaaatgccgagctgtagtcgatgaacagcattctcacataggtattcctcttgtccagatgggttagggcagtgtgcagtgtggtgtagattgcatcgtctgtggacctatttgggcggtaagcaaattggagtgggtctagggtgtcaggtagggtggaggtgatatggtccttgactagtctctcaaagcacttcatgatgacggaagtgagtgctacggggggcGGTAGTCGGTTAGCTCAgataccttagctttcttgggaacaggaacaatggtggccctcttgaagcatgtgggaacaacagactgagatagggattgattgaatatgtctgtaaacacaccagccagctggtctgcgcatgctctgagggcgcggctggggatgccgtctgggcctgcagccttgcgagggttgacacgtttaaatgttttccttacacgtcggctgcagtgaaggagagtccgcatgttttagttgcgggccgtgtcagtggcactgtattgtcctcaaagcgggcaaaaaatgttatttagtctgtctgggagcaagacatcctggtccgtgactgggctggttttctttttgtaatccgtgattgactgtagaccctgccacatacctcttgtgtctgagccgttgaattgagattctactttgtctctatactgacgcttagcttgtttgattgacttgcggagggaatagttacactgtttgtattcggtcatgtttccagtcaccttgccctgattaaaagcagtggttcgggctttcagtttcacgcgaatgctgccatcaatctggtttgggaatgttttaatcattgctatgggaacgacatcttcaacgcacgttctaatgaactcgctcaccgaatcagcgtattcatcaatgttgttgtctgacgcaatatgaaacatatcccagtccacgtgattgaagcagtcttggagtgtggaatcagattggtcggaccagcgttgaacagacctcagcgcgggagtcCAGGAGTCCAGTAATGtgtgggcagaccgcaccaccctctggagagctttgcggTTGTAGGCagggcagttgccgtaccaggcggggatacagcccgacaggatgctctcaattgtgcatctgtaaatgtttgtgagggttttaggggccaGGCTCCACTCAAATGTATTTAGgctcttgaggttgaagaggcgctgatgcgccttcttcaccacattgtCTGTGTGGGGGGACCATTTCagcttgtcagtgatgtgtacgttgaggaacttgaagctttctaccttccctcatctcctccctgtaggctgtctcatcgttgttggtaatcattAGAAGAAGACGatgtttgtcttcttctaatggcCTCTTTTGCAGTTTGACATTTATGAGTCTTGTCCTTGAGGCAGAACTGAGTGATTTCAGCTAGTTTTGTGTGTCATCATATTGGTCTCCCACTTGTGGTCACTCGCTCAGGTGAAACAAACTTACATTTGCGctgaaaatgtaattgaaaaaacagaaaggtgtcaaaTAATTTTGGTGCAAATGTCTTTTCTGAATGTAAAAGTAATCCTAGAAGTAATCATTTAGTTTTTCAAAAATCTCTGTAATCTGatgacaatatttttgctggtaacataACGAATTACAGTCACCATTTTTttgtaatccgttactccccaatCCCCAATCCTGACTGTATGGTTGGTATGTGGTTTGTTCACTTGAACTGTGAGTTCATCAGAGTGCCTGTGTAATCGTTGGCTTTAGACCTAAAACTGTGTAAAACAGATCTATTCATGCAAAGTGGGAACCAttggtgttttttttgttgcagttTAGGTTAACCTCTGTTGCTGCATGTTTTCTGTGATACAGTTTGTGAATGACATCATCTGTAAATCCATGTGATCCTTTGGGTTAGGCTTCAGTGAGAATTCAATGAGCCCAAGAAACATAATCCTGTAAAAGGCAACTATGTACAAAAAACTTGAACCTaaccatctttctccctctctcctctcctacagtACTGTGCGTTCCTCTCCCTTCTGTTCATCCTCATCTCCATCACCACCTTCTGCCTGGAGACGCACGAGGCCTTCAACACCATCTACAACAAAACAGAAAACGTGACGGTGGACAATGTGACAACTCAGGAGATCGTCTACGAGGTGGTGACCGACGGCTGGCTCACCTATGTGGAGGGAACGTGCGTCATCTGGTTCACCATCGAGGTCATGATGCGCGTGATCTTCTGCCCATGCAAGAAGGAGTTCTTCAGTAGCACCCTCAATATCATTGACTTTATTGCCATCATGCCCTTCTACCTGGAGGTAGCGCTGAGCGGTCTGGATTCCAAAGCCGCCAAAGACGTGTTGGGCTTCCTGCGAGTGGTGCGCTTCGTCAGGATCCTGCGTATCTTCAAGTTGACTCGTCACTTCGTGGGTCTGCGGGTGCTGGGCCACACGCTCCGCGCCAGTACCAACgagttcctcctcctcatcatcttcCTCGCCCTCGGGGTGCTCATCTTCGCCACCATGATCTACTATGCCGAGCGCATCGGTGCCGACCCTGACGACCCTACGGCCGCCAAACACACAAACTTCAAGAACATCCCCATTGGCTTCTGGTGGGCCGTGGTCACCATGACCACTCTGGGCTATGGGGACATGTACCCCGAGACGTGGTCGGGGATGCTGGTGGGCGCACTGTGTGCCCTGGCGGGGGTGCTGACCATTGCCATGCCTGTTCCCGTCATCGTCAACAACTTTGGCATGTACTACTCACTGGCCATGGCCAAGCAGAAGCTGCCCAAGAGGAAGGGCAAGCACATCCCTCGGCCCACCATGCCGGGCTCGCCCAACTACTGCAAGCCAGACGCCCTGGCCATGGCCACTGCCGGGCCGGGTATGGTGGGCTCAGGCAGCCTGGGGGGAGGGGACTGCCCTCTGGCCCAGGAGGAGATCATCGAGATCAACAGAACAGGTGAGTAgagcaggggagggaggagatggatggagggagagaaggggaggagaggcatgtgtgtgcgtgcacgcgcctgtgtgagtgtttgtgtgtgtggatgaaGTATATTTGGAATCTATCTAGAGTGACTGACTGCTGGTGACCTGCAGCATC
This window encodes:
- the LOC115145271 gene encoding potassium voltage-gated channel subfamily C member 1-like; its protein translation is MESEDKVREMISEKLKMDHRKIEVVSAHRTGKPTTGPSDRPRTIVVKFMRFKDKYCAFLSLLFILISITTFCLETHEAFNTIYNKTENVTVDNVTTQEIVYEVVTDGWLTYVEGTCVIWFTIEVMMRVIFCPCKKEFFSSTLNIIDFIAIMPFYLEVALSGLDSKAAKDVLGFLRVVRFVRILRIFKLTRHFVGLRVLGHTLRASTNEFLLLIIFLALGVLIFATMIYYAERIGADPDDPTAAKHTNFKNIPIGFWWAVVTMTTLGYGDMYPETWSGMLVGALCALAGVLTIAMPVPVIVNNFGMYYSLAMAKQKLPKRKGKHIPRPTMPGSPNYCKPDALAMATAGPGMVGSGSLGGGDCPLAQEEIIEINRTDSKQNGDAANAALANEDCPTIDMVLGEERSPAAGGLGTGGSRERYPHDRACFLLSTGEFRATDGNVRKGMPRTGSGPGSESGAALRHTQGFSSSTLSSSTLTVCS